Proteins co-encoded in one Candidatus Bathyarchaeota archaeon genomic window:
- a CDS encoding flippase — protein sequence MTEVDATRLVRGSVYLVTQSVVTTVIGAVALALIARILTQVEMGVTVALTLVLGMAQVLSDLGFSGGLTKYVAEYRGKEVDYTFMSFGAVLMKVLTAGSAAVLCFLMAPWLSGFLLKSGEYVFLFQLLSINLLTVCLSTTVNYLLLGVNRIREMAILGVVSAFVGKAFAVGFLVFGFGLVGLVIGWILGGLASIILGVLIVVRNEYVRVHPLRDVVPYLKTLARFSWPLFLTNVVFFLYSWFDRALLLAYIPLSEVAVYSIALQAFGVLAVMPMALSNTLLPYYSEQYGKDEQQKIVAGVYGSSRYIALLYTPLALGLMATANHTITLFAGSTYASGDVVLAILCLFGGLTGLVASFGGLLLVYNMTPTVLLINIASVVGSIVMLPVLLPSFGVLGMAVIKGAAMVISFVLTVVAVQRRMPIRFDREAMWKSWIAAIVMFVAVWFMQYMYFSPYLLLLYIVVGGITYAIGLRLLRAVNEDDIELIRNLLGKRATVITDIVEKVLVSR from the coding sequence ATGACAGAAGTGGATGCAACGCGTCTTGTTAGGGGTTCTGTCTACCTTGTTACTCAAAGTGTTGTTACTACGGTAATAGGCGCGGTTGCTTTGGCTTTAATCGCTAGGATTCTAACGCAGGTGGAGATGGGTGTTACTGTTGCCTTAACTCTCGTTCTAGGGATGGCTCAAGTTTTGTCTGATCTTGGATTCAGCGGGGGATTGACGAAGTATGTGGCTGAGTATAGAGGGAAAGAAGTGGATTACACGTTTATGTCGTTTGGGGCGGTTTTGATGAAAGTGTTGACGGCTGGTTCTGCAGCTGTCTTATGTTTTTTGATGGCTCCTTGGTTGTCTGGGTTTTTGTTAAAAAGTGGAGAGTACGTTTTTCTGTTTCAGTTGCTCAGCATAAACCTTCTGACGGTTTGCTTGAGTACTACGGTGAATTATCTTCTTTTAGGGGTGAATAGGATAAGGGAGATGGCGATTTTAGGTGTAGTATCGGCGTTTGTAGGGAAAGCGTTTGCTGTAGGTTTTTTAGTATTTGGGTTTGGGTTGGTTGGGCTTGTCATCGGCTGGATTTTGGGTGGGTTGGCTTCCATCATTCTGGGTGTCTTGATTGTAGTGAGGAATGAATATGTTAGAGTTCATCCACTTAGAGATGTTGTCCCTTATTTGAAGACGTTAGCAAGGTTTTCGTGGCCGCTTTTCCTCACTAACGTTGTTTTTTTCCTTTACAGCTGGTTTGATCGAGCTTTGTTGCTTGCCTATATACCGCTAAGTGAGGTTGCTGTTTATAGTATTGCCCTTCAAGCCTTCGGTGTACTCGCTGTTATGCCTATGGCTTTGAGCAATACGTTGCTTCCTTATTACAGTGAACAGTATGGAAAGGATGAACAGCAGAAGATAGTGGCAGGTGTATATGGTTCCTCGCGTTACATTGCACTGCTCTATACGCCGCTTGCCTTGGGGTTGATGGCCACTGCAAACCATACTATCACGCTTTTTGCGGGGTCAACTTATGCGAGTGGTGACGTAGTCCTTGCGATTCTATGCCTTTTTGGAGGACTCACCGGCTTGGTTGCTTCTTTTGGAGGCTTGCTTCTCGTTTACAACATGACTCCAACTGTTCTGTTGATAAATATCGCCTCGGTTGTGGGGAGTATAGTTATGTTGCCTGTTTTGTTGCCTTCTTTTGGTGTTTTGGGTATGGCTGTTATCAAAGGGGCTGCTATGGTCATATCCTTTGTTTTGACGGTTGTTGCTGTTCAGAGGCGTATGCCAATAAGATTTGACAGAGAAGCGATGTGGAAAAGCTGGATTGCTGCCATTGTTATGTTCGTAGCTGTATGGTTTATGCAGTATATGTATTTTAGTCCATATCTGTTACTGCTCTACATTGTTGTGGGGGGAATTACGTACGCGATTGGCTTGAGGCTTTTGAGAGCTGTAAACGAGGATGATATTGAGCTTATTCGGAATCTACTCGGAAAGAGGGCGACCGTGATAACAGATATTGTTGAAAAAGTTCTTGTTTCACGCTGA